The following are encoded in a window of Hypanus sabinus isolate sHypSab1 unplaced genomic scaffold, sHypSab1.hap1 scaffold_633, whole genome shotgun sequence genomic DNA:
- the LOC132389702 gene encoding gastrula zinc finger protein XlCGF7.1-like gives MPFTCSDCGNRFTQSSPLQRHQSVHTGERPFTCSVCGKGFTLSSQLLRHQSVHTGERPFICSDCGKGFIELSSLQRHQSVHTGKWRFSCSDCGKGFNQSSLLQTHQSAHTGK, from the coding sequence atgccattcacctgctcagactgtgggaatcgattcactcagtcatctcccctccagagacaccagtcagttcacactggggagaggccattcacctgctcagtctgtgggaagggattcactttgtcatctcagctactgagacaccagtcagttcacaccggagagaggccatttatctgctcagactgtgggaaaggattcattgAATTATCCTCCctccagagacaccagtcagttcacactgggaagtGGCGGTTCagctgttcagactgtgggaagggattcaatcaGTCATCTctccttcagacacaccagtcagcCCACACAGGGAAatga